In a single window of the Littorina saxatilis isolate snail1 linkage group LG3, US_GU_Lsax_2.0, whole genome shotgun sequence genome:
- the LOC138960974 gene encoding poly [ADP-ribose] polymerase tankyrase-2-like, with translation MDYFEKDLHESIITGDVDSVEEYLKRGLSPDHAFCSTDPSADARLGRTLLEEAVLAGHVSVVRALARRGCDPNLKYVVHVDNYAYKLKQYTKKDRLKLSCVYRFVVKRDVDMIKELVKAGLDVNIYDDRGCTALWHAVDLQDYEMAKAMTSSPKCDVNVADVTLLRPLHVACLHGNVKLASLLVRHGAMIDVIQLRGSTPLIMACKAASFDTAKLLLLNGANPNHVGHNGHMPLSAALESCKDSRLPYLLIEAGAIVDCSTLRKCRTEKLPLLRACPDVMERLAEISSKPHALKLQCVLSIRRALLASAGQHLHFVLKVQQLPVPKIVQEFVLLSHI, from the coding sequence ATGGATTACTTTGAGAAGGACCTGCATGAGTCGATAATAACAGGAGACGTTGACTCAGTAGAAGAATATCTCAAGCGAGGGCTGAGTCCCGATCATGCCTTTTGTTCCACAGATCCCTCGGCGGACGCTCGACTCGGACGCACTCTTCTAGAGGAGGCTGTTCTAGCCGGGCACGTGTCCGTGGTACGGGCACTTGCCCGACGCGGATGTGATCCCAATTTGAAGTATGTCGTTCATGTGGACAACTACGCTTATAAACTGAAGCAGTACACAAAAAAAGACCGGTTGAAACTATCGTGCGTGTATCGTTTCGTGGTGAAAAGAGACGTGGACATGATAAAAGAACTTGTGAAGGCGGGGCTTGACGTCAACATTTATGACGACAGAGGCTGCACAGCGCTCTGGCACGCCGTCGACCTTCAGGACTACGAAATGGCCAAAGCCATGACGTCGAGCCCCAAATGTGACGTCAACGTCGCTGACGTCACCCTCCTCCGCCCCCTGCACGTGGCGTGTCTCCACGGCAACGTCAAGCTGGCGTCACTGCTGGTACGTCACGGGGCGATGATTGACGTCATCCAGCTGCGAGGCTCCACTCCTCTGATCATGGCGTGCAAGGCAGCCTCCTTCGACACAGCCAAGCTTCTGCTCCTCAACGGTGCCAACCCCAACCACGTGGGCCACAACGGACACATGCCGCTCTCCGCAGCCCTGGAGAGCTGCAAGGACAGCCGGCTGCCGTACCTCCTCATCGAGGCCGGAGCCATCGTGGACTGCAGCACGCTACGCAAGTGCCGCACGGAGAAGCTGCCTCTGCTGCGAGCTTGTCCTGATGTGATGGAACGCCTGGCAGAGATCTCAAGCAAGCCGCACGCGCTCAAGCTTCAGTGCGTGCTGTCCATACGTCGAGCGCTGCTGGCCTCCGCTGGTCAGCATCTGCATTTTGTGCTGAAGGTTCAGCAGCTCCCCGTGCCCAAGATTGTGCAGGAGTTTGTACTCCTTAGTCATATTTGA